From a single Bryobacter aggregatus MPL3 genomic region:
- a CDS encoding MFS transporter codes for MNSFSALRALRHRNFQLYAAGQLVSLTGSWVHNTALSWLMYRLTHSEWMLGLTSLFTNLPMLLLGMVGGLAADRYTRKHIVILTQSVFLSQAAILAVLTLNGSVRVWHVYGLGLAYGLANAFDIPARQAMMLDMTSREDLISAVSLNSMIFNLARILGPALGGIAVATLGEGWCFALNALSFVAVLLVLLWMRMPAQHQQQGQATSLRDGLQYVKANETVWRLLGICSVSNICFSGAFVLGPFFAQDIFRMGAWGLGCLTAAMGCGAVAGTYLLARSRDVSGLPRVAAWSGLTLGLALLLYGLSPNFWLSAALMAVAGGSLMRLNAATNSTLQTGTPENLRGRIVSMFGMSVVGMAPIGASLFGALARGTSVRIAAMTAGLLCVVSGFSLGRTLRGIVLAMLVLPAFSADPALLSRVNQYLQEVASMTGFQIKRQVPAAMMSSKELEKYLKGKMKSEKPTTKVDIEELVLKRFGFAPPDFHLKSTTVDLLQEQAAAFYDFKTRKLYVLDHIQDDLGPELLVHELGHALADQNFGLKKFLDGAKGDDDAALARMAVMEGQAMYLMGEHAARKLGSSLKNSPEMVRRMSEQDESDEDKYPVMKSVPLYLKESLLFPYSWGFRFQAAVCAKEADCMKRVFEHPPVSSAQVMHPELYFSETVPEKVEVPEAPKGWKPKAAGTLGEVDFSVLLRTFGKTTPELAESNRGGNYVLYENKKTHDYLLNHASVWKDEDTAHRWFEAYAKILAAKWKSYTVQHQSANELDGVGDVGAFRLRWSGRQVTVEEGLPVH; via the coding sequence TTGAACTCCTTTTCTGCGTTGCGCGCTCTGCGCCATCGCAATTTTCAACTGTATGCAGCGGGACAATTGGTCTCGCTGACGGGCTCGTGGGTCCACAACACGGCGCTGAGTTGGCTGATGTACCGCCTCACTCATTCGGAGTGGATGTTAGGTCTCACGAGCCTGTTCACCAATCTGCCCATGCTGCTGCTCGGAATGGTCGGCGGGCTGGCGGCAGATCGCTACACCCGCAAGCACATCGTCATCCTGACCCAGAGCGTCTTTCTCTCCCAAGCGGCCATTCTCGCGGTACTCACGCTCAACGGCTCCGTGCGTGTCTGGCATGTCTACGGCCTCGGGCTTGCCTACGGTCTCGCAAATGCCTTCGACATTCCGGCGCGGCAAGCCATGATGCTCGACATGACCAGCCGCGAAGACCTCATCAGCGCGGTGAGCTTGAATTCGATGATCTTCAACCTCGCCCGTATCCTGGGGCCTGCTCTCGGCGGAATCGCCGTCGCAACTCTGGGCGAGGGATGGTGCTTTGCCCTGAATGCACTGAGCTTTGTGGCGGTCCTGTTGGTGTTGCTTTGGATGCGGATGCCAGCGCAACACCAGCAACAAGGCCAGGCAACGAGTTTGCGCGATGGCCTGCAGTATGTAAAGGCGAACGAGACCGTCTGGCGACTGTTGGGGATTTGCAGCGTAAGTAACATCTGCTTCAGTGGTGCCTTTGTGCTGGGCCCCTTCTTCGCGCAGGACATCTTCCGCATGGGGGCCTGGGGTCTTGGCTGCCTCACGGCGGCGATGGGTTGCGGCGCGGTGGCGGGAACTTATCTTCTCGCCCGATCGCGCGATGTCAGTGGATTGCCGCGAGTTGCAGCCTGGAGCGGCCTCACTTTAGGTCTGGCCCTCCTGCTCTATGGACTGAGCCCGAATTTTTGGTTGTCGGCCGCACTGATGGCGGTGGCCGGAGGATCTTTGATGCGCTTGAATGCGGCAACGAACTCTACGTTGCAGACGGGGACGCCCGAGAATTTGCGAGGACGGATTGTGTCAATGTTTGGGATGTCGGTAGTGGGGATGGCGCCGATTGGCGCATCCTTGTTTGGCGCCTTGGCGCGTGGAACCAGTGTGCGCATTGCGGCGATGACGGCGGGCCTTCTGTGCGTCGTTTCGGGATTCAGCTTGGGACGCACCTTGCGCGGAATCGTATTGGCGATGCTGGTGCTGCCAGCCTTTTCTGCCGACCCCGCGCTGCTGAGCCGTGTGAATCAATATTTGCAGGAAGTCGCCAGCATGACCGGCTTCCAGATCAAACGGCAAGTACCCGCGGCGATGATGAGCTCGAAGGAACTCGAAAAGTATCTGAAGGGCAAGATGAAGTCCGAGAAGCCCACGACCAAGGTGGATATCGAGGAACTGGTGCTCAAGCGTTTCGGCTTTGCTCCACCGGACTTCCATTTGAAGTCCACCACCGTCGACCTGTTGCAGGAGCAAGCGGCCGCTTTCTACGACTTCAAAACCCGCAAGCTCTACGTGCTCGATCATATCCAGGACGATCTCGGCCCCGAACTGCTCGTGCACGAACTCGGCCACGCTCTGGCCGATCAGAATTTCGGCCTGAAGAAGTTTCTCGATGGGGCCAAGGGCGACGACGACGCCGCGCTGGCGAGAATGGCGGTGATGGAGGGACAGGCGATGTATCTGATGGGAGAGCACGCCGCCCGTAAGCTTGGTTCTTCGCTTAAGAATTCGCCAGAGATGGTACGCCGGATGAGTGAGCAGGATGAGAGTGACGAGGACAAGTACCCCGTGATGAAGAGCGTGCCGTTATATCTGAAAGAAAGCCTGCTTTTTCCATACTCCTGGGGCTTTCGTTTCCAGGCTGCCGTTTGCGCCAAAGAAGCGGACTGCATGAAGCGAGTCTTCGAGCATCCGCCCGTGTCGAGTGCTCAGGTGATGCACCCGGAGCTGTACTTCTCTGAGACCGTCCCCGAAAAAGTGGAAGTGCCCGAAGCTCCAAAGGGCTGGAAACCCAAAGCGGCAGGAACCCTCGGCGAGGTGGATTTTAGTGTGCTGCTGCGTACCTTCGGCAAGACCACGCCGGAACTGGCGGAAAGCAATCGCGGAGGCAATTATGTCCTTTATGAAAACAAAAAGACGCATGACTATTTGTTGAATCACGCGTCTGTCTGGAAGGATGAGGATACGGCGCACAGGTGGTTTGAAGCCTATGCGAAGATATTGGCCGCCAAGTGGAAGAGTTATA